Below is a window of Phycisphaerae bacterium DNA.
AGGTCCAAGTTTCCGAGACAGAGACACCGCTGCACCGCCTCGAGACCGTTTATCGCCGCCTGATGGAGCGGCTAGGAACTGCAGACACATCCACGGGGGCATTCCAAAACATACTGGATGGTTGGTTCTACACGCTTGAGGAGGACGTACTAGCCGAAGGCAAAGTAGCGCCGGACGATCGGAAGCAACTACTCGAGCACTCCAACAACCTAATGGAGAAACGGCTGGCAGCCGTAACCCAGTCCGCGCCGACCTTCTCGGTCGCACTGAGGGGTTATCACACAGCAAGGGCGAACGGCGACACTGCGTTAGCCGATGGGGTCGCTGCGTGGCTCACCGGGCAGCCTAACGTCGCCGCAAGCATCAAGCGGCAAGTCGGAATTAAGGGTGACATTGATCACTTTGGAGCAATGAGCTGCCTGCAGGGGCTACTGACGGTTCTGCGGGATTCTGGGCACGGTGGATTGTACGTAGTCCTCGATGAGGTAGAGACGATTCAGCGTGTTCGCGGTGATGTTCGAGACAAGAGTCTGAACGCTTTGCGACAACTCATCGACGACATCGACTCCGGGCGGTTTCCCGGTCTCTATCTTCTCATAACGGGAACGGCGGCCTTCTACGAAGGGCCCCAGGGCGTGCAACGGCTAGAACCGTTGGCACAACGCCTCCACGTCGACTTCACGACAGACGCGAAATTCGACAATCCGCGGGCAATACAGATTCGGCTAGCGGCCTTTGACCTCGACCGGCTTTGCGAGGTTGGCCGAAGAGTACGTGATGTGTTCACCATGCACGCGGTCGCGCCGGACCGCCTGGCTGCGAAGGCAAGTGATTCCTATATCGAGGAACTGGCTCGAGCCGTCACTGGTCGTCTTGGTGGTAAGATCGGCGTGGCACCACGAATTTTCCTCAAGAAGCTCGTGTCTGACATCCTGGACCGCATCGATCAGTTTCCTGACTTCGACCCGCATCAACACTACAAGTTGACTATTCAGGATTCGGAGATGACGGCCGTAGAACGTCACGCCGCGTCCGCAACAAGCGTCGACGAAATCGAACTGTCATAGGACGCCCCGTGTGTCATCGTTTGATCTTCTTCATCCTGGCCTCCAGCATCACGTCGTCAACAGCCTCGGCTGGCGCGAGCTGCGGCCATTCCAGGAAGAAGTGATTCCTGTCGTTTTGAACGGGGACCACGTCGTCGTCATTGCTCCGACCGCAGGTGGAAAGACAGAGGCGGCGATTCTGCCAGTCCTTTCGCGAATGCTGACCGAGGATTGGAGGGGTCTGAGCACCCTGTATCTGTGCCCCATCAGGGCACTCTTGAACAATCTACACATCCGGCTATCCCGATACGCGACCTTGGTCGGGCGCACGTGTTCGGTGTGGCACGGCGACACCTCGCAATCGGAAAGGACACAAATTGGTCGCGAGCCGCCCGACATTCTATTGACCACACCTGAATCGCTTGAAGTGATGCTCGTTTCAAGGAAGACTGATGCGCAAGGAGTCCTAGGCCAGGTCCGCGTGGTGGTCGTTGATGAGCTGCATGCCTTCGCGGGAGATGATCGTGGCTGGCACATGCTCTCTGTCTTGCAGCGTGTTTCAAAGCTGGCAGGACGCGAGATTCAGAGGATCGGCCTATCGGCAACGGTTGGCAACCCAGAGACGCTCTTGCAGTGGCTGAAGTCGGGGGCCAAGGGCCATGGTCAGGTCATCGTACCTGCCGAGGTAGCGAGGAAAAAACCTGATGTCCAGTTGGATTACGTCGGCTCAATTGAGAATGCAGCGATCGTGATTTCGCGAATGCACCGAGGAGAGAAACGCCTCGTTTTTGTCGACAGCCGCTCTCGCGCGGAGGAGCTGGGATCGCACCTACGTCAGCTCGAAGTCAAGGCCTTCGTAACGCACAGCTCACTTAGCAAAGACCAGCGCGCTCGAGCGGAATCGGCATTTGCATCGGAGAATGATTGCGCCATCGTGGCCACGAGTGCCTTGGAACTTGGCATCGACGTTGGCGATCTTGATCGCGTTGTGCAGATCGACGCTCCTACACGCGTAGCAAGCGTCCTTCAACGAATGGGCCGCACAGGGCGTCGATCCGACCTCGTGAGTAACTGCCTATTTCTTGCGACGAATCGTCAAGCCCTACTGCGCGCCGCGGGTCTCATCGAAATGTGGAGGAGCGGCTTTGTAGAGCCCATCGCGCCGCCACCACGCCCTTATCACGTTTTTGCGCAACAGATCATGGCCCTTGCGCTTCAACTTGGCGGCGTTGAGCGTCAGGCATGGCGCGAGTGGATAGGTCTTGTTCCGGCCTTTGCCGAGCTGAGCGAGACGGACGCAAAAGATATTTTGGATCATATGATCGCGCTCGACATCCTGTGGCAAGAGAACGGCATTCTGTGGTTTGGGCGGAGGGGCGAGACGGAATTCGGCTATCGTAACTTCATGGATTTGCTATCTGTTTTTACGAGCGAGCCACTCTTTACTGTCAAATGTGGACAATCCGATCTCGGCTTTGTTCATGAGTTGTCTTTCGCCGCGGGGAAACAGGCAGAGAAGACGCTGCTTCTCGGCGGGCGAAGCTGGATGGTCACGCACGTCGACTGGAATCGCAGAGTTGCTTACG
It encodes the following:
- the brxD gene encoding BREX system ATP-binding protein BrxD, translating into MISSQRRDELIDALRRGTVPMQNLDLLAVGLDRFESTLNKELDSVQAGGARFKALRGEYGTGKTFFSRWFSERARQKGFATSEVQVSETETPLHRLETVYRRLMERLGTADTSTGAFQNILDGWFYTLEEDVLAEGKVAPDDRKQLLEHSNNLMEKRLAAVTQSAPTFSVALRGYHTARANGDTALADGVAAWLTGQPNVAASIKRQVGIKGDIDHFGAMSCLQGLLTVLRDSGHGGLYVVLDEVETIQRVRGDVRDKSLNALRQLIDDIDSGRFPGLYLLITGTAAFYEGPQGVQRLEPLAQRLHVDFTTDAKFDNPRAIQIRLAAFDLDRLCEVGRRVRDVFTMHAVAPDRLAAKASDSYIEELARAVTGRLGGKIGVAPRIFLKKLVSDILDRIDQFPDFDPHQHYKLTIQDSEMTAVERHAASATSVDEIELS
- a CDS encoding DEAD/DEAH box helicase, which encodes MSSFDLLHPGLQHHVVNSLGWRELRPFQEEVIPVVLNGDHVVVIAPTAGGKTEAAILPVLSRMLTEDWRGLSTLYLCPIRALLNNLHIRLSRYATLVGRTCSVWHGDTSQSERTQIGREPPDILLTTPESLEVMLVSRKTDAQGVLGQVRVVVVDELHAFAGDDRGWHMLSVLQRVSKLAGREIQRIGLSATVGNPETLLQWLKSGAKGHGQVIVPAEVARKKPDVQLDYVGSIENAAIVISRMHRGEKRLVFVDSRSRAEELGSHLRQLEVKAFVTHSSLSKDQRARAESAFASENDCAIVATSALELGIDVGDLDRVVQIDAPTRVASVLQRMGRTGRRSDLVSNCLFLATNRQALLRAAGLIEMWRSGFVEPIAPPPRPYHVFAQQIMALALQLGGVERQAWREWIGLVPAFAELSETDAKDILDHMIALDILWQENGILWFGRRGETEFGYRNFMDLLSVFTSEPLFTVKCGQSDLGFVHELSFAAGKQAEKTLLLGGRSWMVTHVDWNRRVAYVEPVERRGRSRWLGSGQSMSFELCQSIRRILVSDDEPSLWSQRARAEMKEAREEYSWVQEADTAIVSSQTGLAWWTFAGDRANAAISQRLRELTVSVVESESLSITIACGVSQETLSEAITEIRQAGADMLKVDVEPEMLEGLKFTSCLPETVARGILQARMADPVAITSVLREPYRNVTLVE